From Chrysemys picta bellii isolate R12L10 chromosome 1, ASM1138683v2, whole genome shotgun sequence:
AGAGACGATGTGTCCGGAAACCGGATTGGTCAGATTTTGATGCTGTCTGTAAATGCTTGAAAATCAGGGGAGGGTTTGAAAAAATGGCCACAAATATGAAAACCTCTTGATGGAAGACCTTCCAGAAAGGAAGATTATAAGCTAAggacaaataaaaaaatcagttggAAAGTGGCTCTTATTTTACACAATTCACAGTGACGGGCGATATTACCTGTAACTGCGGGGTTACATTGCAAACCTAATTACTGAAAGCAGgactttttcatagattccaaagccagaagggatcattgtgatcatctaattttGACAGATTCGTTTGTAATACTGAGACACACTATCTATTTTATCTTCCTTCTTTAAATCAAATCTCGGGGAATGTAACTACagcagggtgggagggaaggggagcggAGAGGTGGACAGCAAACTCAATAACCCGCCTCTTTTCTTCTAAAGCACGCCTCGTGCAGGCAGCTGCAACCGGAGGAGGTGGGATGCGGTGGAAAACAGGGCCAAGGCTCCACCCCTTTCTTTGAAAGTTCTCAAACAGGTCGGCCCCCAGACGATATACAGAGAGCACAACGCGCTAACATAGCCTGTTTATTCTGGTTTTGTAAGTAGGGTGGTTCGAAGGTTGTAGTATCATGTCTGGTCGTGGCAAAGGTGGTAAGGGGTTGGGAAAGGGGGGCGCTAAGCGCCATCGGAAGGTGCTTCGGGATAACATTCAAGGTATTACGAAGCCGGCTATTCGTCGTTTGGCGCGCCGTGGTGGTGTAAAGCGTATTTCTGGATTGATTTATGAAGAAACCCGAGGAGTACTGAAAGTGTTTCTAGAGAACGTTATCCGTGATGCTGTCACTTACACGGAACACGCGAAGCGGAAGACCGTGACTGCCATGGACGTGGTGTATGCTCTAAAACGCCAAGGTCGCACTCTCTACGGATTCGGGGGCTAAGCTTTCATCCCGTTTTAAAGTTGAAACATCTTCAAAAACAAAGGCTCTTTTAAGAGCCACCCACACTTTCACAATGAGAGCTTAAGTGCTAGTAGTCTGTTTCTGAAACGGCGGCGTGTCTGTGTGTGTTAAACTAGGCGTACTTTAAGTTTGGGGGTACTTTATTTTCTCACTTGATCTAAATCGTACATCACGTAGAATGAGAAGTATTAATGCTCTTTCACTGGTGGCCGGGGGGTGGGTGACTAAACCCTGTGGTTAAAAGGCTACGGAcgacttttttcttcttctttgccaAAATTGGTTTCGTCAGCTTTGTGGGTAACGAGAGAGGAAGAACAGCTTGGGTTTCCCGGGAACACCTTTTTGCTGTCTTATCCGCGTCCTGATAGTCCTGCAAACGTCACGACAAACAATTGAAGGGTAAAATGCAATAAAGTCCATTCTGGCTAAAAACACTAGTGTCCgtttcttcccccccgccccgctcatTTGGGGAAGGCAAAAGATTTATTTCCCGCTTTGTTCCACGAGGTCCCTTATTTCATACACGCTTTTTCATTTTTGTAGAGAcgacatggggggggaggggtatgagAAGATGTCTTTAAGAATTACAGCGGATACGTGGTCTCCTCTGAAGCTTAAGGCAGGACCGAAGGAGAGTAAAGGGCTCCCTCCTTCATAAGGAGGCAGTGCTTCTCAGTCCGAGAGGAAGAATCGTAGGACACGGTCACCTTCTAAAAGCCTATACATTAGCAGACGAAGAGACTTTCTATGCAGTCGACACATCCTGTTGTTTCAGTGTTATCTGGCGGGGATTCGTGCTCGTTCAGGTTGTTCATATGTAAGATACAGTACAGCGAAGAAGTGGGAATAATGTTCGGTATCCGAGATTTGGCCCGTTTGGAAGTGAAATAGACGACGAGCCATCGatttaaatgagagagagagacgagatcgaaagtgggggtgggggagggggcggcggaTTTTCAGAGAGAGGGACCGCAAGAAACGGACTATGGGGACATCCAGAGAGCGCGAGTTTAGTGACTTGACCGTTGAAAGCCGGTTTGGGCGAATCATGTCGGAGCGACACTGGAGGTAGGGAAGGGCGGGTCGGATGACTGGCTGCACAAGCGCGGGCTTTTCAAATGTTCAAATTGTCCAATGATAGCTGGCTCCATGTcaacaaccaatcagaaaggaggACTGGGTTATATATATCGCCGGAGCCGAGGGGCTCTGCCTTACTTTATTCTTTTGTGCTGTTTGTCTCAGAGTTGTGAGTGAGGGTTGCTGAGAATGGCCAGGACCAAGCAGACCGCCCGTAAGTCCACCGGTGGCAAAGCTCCCCGTAAGCAGTTGGCCACTAAAGCTGCCCGGAAGAGCGCGCCTGCGACTGGGGGAGTGAAGAAGCCTCATCGTTATCGGCCCGGCACCGTAGCCCTGCGAGAGATCCGCCGCTACCAGAAATCTACTGAGCTGCTCATCCGCAAGCTGCCCTTCCAGCGCCTGGTCCGTGAAATCGCCCAGGATTTCAAGACCGACTTGCGCTTCCAGAGCTCGGCCGTTATGGCCCTGCAGGAGGCCAGCGAAGCCTACTTGGTGGGGCTCTTTGAAGATACTAACCTGTGTGCTATTCACGCTAAGAGAGTCACCATCATGCCCAAGGACATCCAGTTAGCCCGGCGTATCCGAGGCGAGAGAGCTTAAAAGCTTGATTACACCCACCAGCTTTTGGCAACTAGAAAACTATTACGAAAGATCCAAAGGCTCTTTTAAGAGCCACCACATTCACATTCAAAAGGGGCTGCAACATATTCATCATATGTGCACTTTTGACAGTCTGTCAATGTACTTTGACATTTTACATAATTCTAATTTTATTTCCTGTAATGACAAACTATCACTGTACATTTCAAACGAATAATCAAATatagatttgatttttttgtatGGTTTCGGGTGGTGGGTGTTTCAACGAGGCTTGTTTAAGCATTTCACTGCCACTGACCTACCAACGAGGTTTGTGggctttcagtctctctctctcacacacacacacacacacactttagtcAATACAGCTGCTCGTTCAGAGAGgtccagattaaaaaaaagcaatCGAGGTGCATAAACTAAACCCCCATTCGCGGCACCACTGGGATACACACAAAACCACCGCTGCGTTTCTCTGCAGATATGCAGGTTCCTAAACTCACGCCACCTAAATGtgttatgaaaggtttcagagtagcagccgtgttagtctgtatccgcaaaaagaagaacaggaggacttgtggcaccttagagactaacaaatttattagagcataagctttcgtggactacagcccacttccgaagaagtagtagtagtccacgaaagcttatgctctaataaatttgttagtctctaaggtgccacaagtcctcctgttctttttgctaaatgTGTTATGAAAATCTCGTAGGCACCTACATTTCTACTTCTAGGCATGCGCACTGCTGCCTCACCACAGAGCAATGTACACAAACCAGCGTCAGACAGGCAGAGGCACATCTCTCGGGCCTAGGGCAGGATATGGAATGTCTGATGAGTATTCTAAGCACCCCACTTAGACGAGCTCATGCAACTGAGGGCACGATGTGAAACAAATTGGAGAAACCAAACTCACGAGAAGATAGGACAAGTGTTAAAAAAGAAGAGTTAAGTGTATGAGGATGTATTTCGGGAAGATACCAATTAGGAGAGGAATGGGGTTGCAATCTTTCCTCCGCGTTTTTCAGctccttttaaatgtgaatgTGGTGGCTCTTAAAAGAGCCTTTGGATCTTTCGTAATAGTTTTCTAGTTGCCAAAAGCTGGTGGGTGTAATCAAGCTTTTAAGCTCTCTCGCCTCGGATACGCCGGGCTAACTGGATGTCCTTGGGCATGATGGTGACTCTCTTAGCGTGAATAGCACACAGGTTAGTATCTTCAAAGAGCCCCACCAAGTAGGCTTCGCTGGCCTCCTGCAGGGCCATAACGGCCGAGCTCTGGAAGCGCAAGTCGGTCTTGAAATCCTGGGCGATTTCACGGACCAGGCGCTGGAAGGGCAGCTTGCGGATGAGCAGCTCAGTAGATTTCTGGTAGCGGCGGATCTCTCGCAGGGCTACGGTGCCGGGCCGATAACGATGAGGCTTCTTCACTCCCCCAGTCGCAGGCGCGCTCTTCCGGGCAGCTTTAGTGGCCAACTGCTTACGGGGAGCTTTGCCACCGGTGGACTTACGGGCGGTCTGCTTGGTCCTGGCCATTCTCAGCAACCCTCACTCACAACTCTGAGACAAACAGCACAAAAGAATAAAGTAAGGCAGAGCCCCTCGGCTCCGGCGATATATATAACCCAGTcctcctttctgattggttgttgACATGGAGCCAGCTATCATTGGACAATTTGAACATTTGAAAAGCCCGCGCTTGTGCAGCCAGTCATCCGACCCGCCCTTCCCTACCTCCAGTGTCGCTCCGACATGATTCGCCCAAACCGGCTTTCAACGGTCAAGTCACTAAACTCGCGCTCTCTGGATGTCCCCATAGTCCGTTTCTTGCGGTCCCTCTCTCTGAAAAtccgccgccccctcccccacccccactttcgatctcgtctctctctctcatttaaatCGATGGCTCGTCGTCTATTTCACTTCCAAACGGGCCAAATCTCGGATACCGAACATTATTCCCACTTCTTCGCTGTACTGTATCTTACATATGAACAACCTGAACGAGCACGAATCCCCGCCAGATAACACTGAAACAACAGGATGTGTCGACTGCATAGAAAGTCTCTTCGTCTGCTAATGTATAGGCTTTTAGAAGGTGACCGTGTCCTACGATTCTTCCTCTCGGACTGAGAAGCACTGCCTCCTTATGAAGGAGGGAGCCCTTTACTCTCCTTCGGTCCTGCCTTAAGCTTCAGAGGAGACCACGTATCCGCTGTAATTCTTAAAGACATCTTctcatacccctccccccccatgtcgTCTCTACAAAAATGAAAAAGCGTGTATGAAATAAGGGACCTCGTGGAACAAAGCGGGAAATAAATCTTTTGCCTTCCCCAAatgagcggggcgggggggaagaaacGGACACTAGTGTTTTTAGCCAGAATGGACTTTATTGCATTTTACCCATCAATTGTTTGTCGTGACGTTTGCAGGACTATCAGGACGCGGATAAGACAGCAAAAAGGTGTTCCCGGGAAACCCAAGCTGTTCTTCCTCTCTCGTTACCCACAAAGCTGACGAAACCAATTTtggcaaagaagaagaaaaaagtcgTCCGTAGCCTTTTAACCACAGGGTTTAGTCACCCACCCCCCGGCCACCAGTGAAAGAGCATTAATACTTCTCATTCTACGTGATGTACGATTTAGATCAAGTGAGAAAATAAAGTACCCCCAAACTTAAAGTACGCCTAGTTTAACACACACAGACACGCCGCCGTTTCAGAAACAGACTACTAGCACTTAAGCTCTCATTGTGAAAGTGTGGGTGGCTCTTAAAAGAGCCTTTGTTTTTGAAGATGTTTCAACTTTAAAACGGGATGAAAGCTTAGCCCCCGAATCCGTAGAGAGTGCGACCTTGGCGTTTTAGAGCATACACCACGTCCATGGCAGTCACGGTCTTCCGCTTCGCGTGTTCCGTGTAAGTGACAGCATCACGGATAACGTTCTCTAGAAACACTTTCAGTACTCCTCGGGTTTCTTCATAAATCAATCCAGAAATACGCTTTACACCACCACGGCGCGCCAAACGACGAATAGCCGGCTTCGTAATACCTTGAATGTTATCCCGAAGCACCTTCCGATGGCGCTTAGCGCCCCCCTTTCCCAACCCCTTACCACCTTTGCCACGACCAGACATGATACTACAACCTTCGAACCACCCTACTTACAAAACCAGAATAAACAGGCTATGTTAGCGCGTTGTGCTCTCTGTATATCGTCTGGGGGCCGACCTGTTTGAGAACTTTCAAAGAAAGGGGTGGAGCCTTGGCCCTGTTTTCCACCGCATCCCACCTCCTCCGGTTGCAGCTGCCTGCACGAGGCGTGCTTTAGAAGAAAAGAGGCGGGTTATTGAGTTTGCTGTCCACCTCTccgctccccttccctcccaccctgctGTAGTTACATTCCCCGAGATTTGATTTAAAGAAGGAAGATAAAATAGATAGTGTGTCTCAGTATTACAAACGAATCTGTCaaaattagatgatcacaatgatcccttctggctttggaatctatgaaaaagtcCTGCTTTCAGTAATTAGGTTTGCAATGTAACCCCGCAGTTACAGGTAATATCGCCCGTCACTGTGAATTGTGTAAAATAAGAGCCACTTTccaactgatttttttatttgtccTTAGCTTATAATCTTCCTTTCTGGAAGGTCTTCCATCAAGAGGTTTTCATATTTGTGGCCATTTTTTCAAACCCTCCCCTGATTTTCAAGCATTTACAGACAGCATCAAAATCTGACCAATCCGGTTTCCGGACACATCGTCTCTCCCCAGTCTTTTCTAAAGCCTGTTCAGGGAGGGTTAATATGAATGAAAAGTGCACATTTATTTCATCATAAGATAAAGCAGGACACCGCAttcttttcttccatttgttaaatTGGTTCATTTGGTGGTATGCTCGTTCTTACTGTTCCTTTCACAGTACATGCAATAGTGTGACTAATGCATAAAAACGACTGCAGAACTAATCGCTCACAAAACCAGACTGCTTGCCCATTGCAGAGAAAAGAACTCATGTCTCTACCTCAGAGGCAGGAATCATTGTTTTATGTTGGGAAGGGGTCAGTTTCTGAATTGCTTATATGCAAACGGGGGCTCGGGGGCAATACTTAGAAAACGATGTTATATGTGCAAACATGGCAACGCAAAGGCTACACTGCACCAATTTAGTACGAACCTTCATATCTTTGGAAAGCCTGGGTGAATATTATCTGAAGGGGGTTCTCAAAAGCCGTTGAAAAACGTGTCACCCTTTCTCGTTCCTTATCCTCTGTCAAAATTAGATgatcagacgcatgtggtggtattatacctgcctctggaaatttccaccacatgcgtctgatgaagtgggtattcacccacaaaagcttatgctccaaaacgtctgttaggctataaggtgccacaggactctgtcgctttttacagatccagactaactaACACTACCCTTCTGATAATTGCCCCATCTACCAGCTCCAGATGAATTGCATACACCATCTTCGATGAAATGagattggactttaacaacaatAGCTCCAGCCCATGTCAACAAacttcttctcttctccccaaaaGGACatttattaccatctttgatataACCACAAgggttttccttctaaaactctctccagctaaagggaaagggaacaaaggatattattaaaattaaagccttgtttaatactttacatttcaatgtTTGAactgcttttttttccttttctgtatctttaattaaaaaaaaaaaagttaaaaggatGTATAACAGGCTTGACAacccccaaaccttgtttaatgcTGGCAGAGTGCATCTATCACACATCACAACATTCATAGTTTACACCAGTtcaatctcactgaagtcaatataatTGCCACAAAGAAAAAGTTCAGCCATTGATTAAAATTGTGGGGAAATACATTTTATTGCCCACATTAAAATGTTCTCACAATGGTTGTCTTTAGAAGCTCAAGCTCCTCTATGCTTTAAGGCACATACTTGACATCAAGCAGACTGGCCACAAAAGTGTCAGGGATATCCTTTTTGTTATCCCCATGAAAATCTATCCCAGTGTGGACAAGTTATTAGCCTCTGAAAACTCTCAGTCCATACATGTTCAGCAGAGCATTTTTCGTTTGGCACCTAAATTGTCTGAAGATTGGCTTCCCTTACTATTGTCCCTCCTCAGACAGTTAAGCAGAACTTCCCCTGCAAAAAAACTCCTTGCATCTATCAAGGATCACTGTGATTTCAGGCACTGGAAATTAAAGCAGGGAGACTGTCTTTTCTATAGTTTGCATGCCCCCACTTTTGGCATGTAGGCAGGATGAAGAAGCATATATTCAACTGGAATTCAGAGGGGTGAAGAGCTTGGTGAGAGAGCAGGAGACAGGAGATGGTGAAGGGGGAGGAGTAGGACATAGACAAGTTAGAAGGGTCTGAATAGAAAGGGTCACACTAAAGATGGAAAAGGGCAGAAGGGTCTGTAACTATAGAAAACACTCCCCTCTAGAGTCTGGAATAAAACCCAGGATTCCGGAATCTCAACATTCTTGTGTTGTAAGAAAATATCTGTAAAACCCTCTGGAACAAATGTGTTTCCTTCTTCTCTAATGGCAGGTCCACATACGGGATAGCAATCTCAACTGGTTATCAGTTGGAACAACTAGCAGAGGTTTACACTAGTTCTAAATGTCCTTCCCAACCCTTAGGGAATTCCTAATGTATTCGAGTGAAGGTCATTCTGAGAAGCATCAGTAAGGATGTGATTTCTAGAGAATTGGGTAAAAGACTGAAAGCACAGCCCGGGAGAGAAACAAGAATAGAAAGCAGAGGTGGCGATGTAGGAGAGTATGAACAGAGCGGGTTTTAATCAAGGAAAAaggaagaacaatgaaaaatgcttcctcccccccattccccgtTATTAGTGCTCCACTTTCAGAGAATAAAAGTTTCCAAGTGCCCGACGTATCTGATTTGAAGATAAACAAAAATCCCCGTGTGAGGTATTTTGTACTTGGTAAATTGACAGTACTCCACACACAACTCACCATCTTACATGGGGACCTATGGATTTAACAGTGACTCTCCCTACCTCCAATAAGAGAAGCGGGGACGAGTTGCCACAGGCCAATCCTTGCAAAGCGCGGGCTTTTCAAACTCACCAACGGGATTAATCCTGATCCCACCACTGCCAGCTAggcagaaaagtgtgtgtgtgtgtctaggtCATGCAGTTTACCCTCACACGCAGTCCTCACTCGCCCCTCCTACTAGACAATAAATCCTGTCTGGACCGAAGCTCATGTGCAAGGAATGGCCACCTTCCCCCTCCTTTTACACAATAAGCATGATTGCTAAAGCTCGTTCCCCTCCgtttggggttgttgttgttttctgctGGGTGGATAAGGGAAGAATTTGGCTGCTAGTGATCGTGAATTTGGGCTGATGCTCAGGATCGATTTTAATACACCCAGCTCGAATATAAATGAATTAACGTCCCGCATTTTAAAGTACTGATATTGTTATTTCTTGTCGCGGGCGAAGGAAAATGTACCAAACTGATTCTAATTTTATGTCTCCCTATTTTCTATTATTTTCGTTTCTGAAAGTTGGGCGCTTCATGAAAAGCAGCACGAGGTTATTTAAACGAACCTGGTGTGTTTCagctcctctgggaaagggtgggTGGCTCTTAAAAGAGCCGTTGGATTTCTGTGCATGACATTTTTTCTAGCCCGTTTACTTCTTCTTGGGCGCTGCCTTCTTAGCCTTCGTTGCTTTAGGC
This genomic window contains:
- the LOC135974381 gene encoding histone H4, with the translated sequence MSGRGKGGKGLGKGGAKRHRKVLRDNIQGITKPAIRRLARRGGVKRISGLIYEETRGVLKVFLENVIRDAVTYTEHAKRKTVTAMDVVYALKRQGRTLYGFGG
- the LOC135974390 gene encoding histone H3 → MARTKQTARKSTGGKAPRKQLATKAARKSAPATGGVKKPHRYRPGTVALREIRRYQKSTELLIRKLPFQRLVREIAQDFKTDLRFQSSAVMALQEASEAYLVGLFEDTNLCAIHAKRVTIMPKDIQLARRIRGERA